The Ignavibacteria bacterium genome contains the following window.
GTTATAACAATATAGGTCACTAAACTTTACGGTTAATTTTAGCAATCTTTCAGTTTGTTTTTCAGCAATAGATGGTTCTAAGTCAGATAATATCGTAAGTAGTTTATCTACTATTTCTTTTTGATTTGTCGAACTTTCAAACGTGAGAGTATCAAATAAAAATTCATATTCGGATTGCCCAAGAACCGAAGAAGTAAACAATAACGCAGTCATGAGTAAAACAACTGTACTCTTAAAATATTTTCTCCTCAAGTTCGCTTCTCTTGATGGACAATTAAAATACATAATACACCATCCTCAACTGCTTTAGACAAAAATAACAATTAATTAATAATTTAACCATCTGTTTTAGATGACAGTCAGGATTAATTTGATTATTCTTTAGCGGTAACATATCAGGAAGTGTAAAAGTTTCATAGTTCTGTGTAGCGTCAGCTTCTGCTACTACTCTATAAAATGAAATTCAAATTGTGAAGCGGAGTTTTGTATTTCGATATTGCGATTACTAAACGTTAGAATATAAACAACTCCTAAATGCTTGCTTTCATACACATCGAATATCACTACTGTCCAAGATACGATCAAATAAAAACCTGTAACTATATAGTAAATAAAGTGTTATAAGGAAAAATAATCGTAATCGATTTGAACTTGAAAATTAACTCTCATAACATAACCTTCCCTCGCAGGCGATTGCAAATTCCGGTTTTCTTGATGTATCCATCCGTTGACGGATATTTTCTCGACCTTAGTAACCACAATTACCATAGTGACTACGACCTTATTACCTTATGTTGGAACAATAAGCTAATAAGGGTGAAAATGATTTCTCTTTGTTTGTGTCACTAAGGTAAGAGAGATATTTATTATGCAGCATTTTTCTACAGATTTTATGTATATCAATTTTATAAAAAGCTCTATTTTACAGCTTATGAATGATGTTGACTGCGAATCCAAAATCTAATATTGTTCTACCGATTGAATTTATTTGACTTATATTTGGACAGTAATGATCAAATATTTATGTTAAAAAAATTACTTGTTGCTTGAACTCCAGTCTTTTGATTTATATATTTGGCAAAATTTATTAAATAATTCGGAGAAGATAAAAGTCTTTGTTATTAAATCCTTTAATTTTCATCTCAAATAGATTTGTCAATCAATCATTTCAATTAATAACTAAATCAACGAATCAAAGGAGAGAATATGTCTGAACAAAAGAAATTTGTTCCATTCGTCTCGCCAGAAACAAGCATGGCTGAATTTACTGTGCGTGCACTTATCATTGGTTTGATAATGTGTGTGGTTCTCGGTGCAGCCAATGCCTATCTTGGCTTAAAAGCAGGTATGACAATCGCCGCAACTTATCCGGCTGCGGTCATCGGAATGGCGCTCTTAAAAATCATGAAGGGAAGCATCCTCGAAGAGAATTTTGCCAGAACAGTAGGTTCAATAGGGGAATCAGTAGCTGCTGGTGCAATCTTCACGCTTCCTGCATTTTTCATTGCTGGTATATGGCCAGAGTTTGCAACTACCGGACATTATCTTGAATCATCTGCCATCATGATCGCTGGCGGTGTACTCGGCATTATGTTCGTTGCATTACTTAGAAGAGTAATGGTCGAAGATATCGAATTGCCATTTCCAGAATCTGTTGCGGCTGGTGAAATTCATAAAGCAGGTCGTGCAGGTGGAACAGGAGCAAAATTCTTGTTCGGAGCTATGGGAATTGGTGCTTTAATTCAAACTCTTGGACAATTAAAATTCTTTGCTACAAGCTGGGAAAAATTCGTTTCATTTTCTAAAGCGACAATTAGTTTGAAAGCTACCGGTACAGTTAATGCTCAAAGTGGTATGTTATTAAGCTCGCCAGGGGTTAGCCCTGCATACATCGGAGTCGGTTATATTATTGGACCGAAATTAGCATCACTAAACTTTAGCGGTGGACTTTTAGCTTGGGGATTATTCGTACCAATAATTACTTATTTTCTTGGACCGAGCTTGTTCCCGGAATCATCCGGTGCAACTGAAGAGAGTTGGATAGGAATGGCAAACAACGTTTGGAGATTTATTGTCCGTCCAATAGCCATCGGCGGGATGTTAACTGGTGCAGGTTTTACACTTTTCAGAATGCGTAAAAGCTTAATAACAGGAATTAAAAGATCAATCGGTGACGTAAAGAAAGCTGCAACCGGCGAACATGTTGCCATCAGAACTGAACAAGATATTAGTTTCAAATGGGTGACGATCGGAATTCTTGGTGCTTCAGTTGCAACGTTTTTCATTTACAACTATTTCGCTCAAGATGTAGTGGCAGCTTTGGTTGCTACACTCGTAATGGTGATTGCAGGATTTTTCTTTGCGGCAGTTTCGGGTTATTTAGTGGGAATTATTGGTTCGAGTAACAATCCAATTAGCGGTTTGACTTTATCTACTCTTTTAGTTGCTGCATTGTTAATGGTTGCGCTTGGAATGACCGGTTCTACTGGTGTTGCGGCTGTTCTTGGAGTTGCGGCGGTTGTTTGCGTAGCTGCGGCGGTTGCAGGTGAAATGCTGCAGGACTTAAAAGTCGGGCACATTCTTGGCGGCACTCCATGGAAGATGCAGGTTGGCGATATTATCGGTGTGGTGCTTGCTGCGGTAGTTATGTTCCTTCCATTAGTAATTTTGCACGAAGGTGATATTAAATCTGGCGGAACTGGATTCGGAGGCAAAGCTCTTCCAGCACCCCAAGCAAGTCTTATGGCGCTGCTTTCGCAAGGTATTGTCGGCGGTGAAATGGCTTGGCCATTGATTATCGTTGGTATGATTATGGGATTTGGATTTGTGTTAATGCAAGTTAAAAGTCCAATGCTGGTTTCTGTTGGTATGTATTTACCCCTTGAAACAACCTTTGCTATTTTTATAGGTGGATTAATAAAAGGTACAGTCGAGAAATTCAATGAAAAGCGAAAACACAACGAGGCACAAAAAGCACGAGTAGAAAATACAGGTGTTTTACTTGCGGCTGGTTTAATCGCCGGTGAAGCCTTGATAGGCCTTGTATTTGCAGGATTTGCTTTCTTTGAAGTGGGATTATTCTCTATATTCGATACACCATCATTCATTGTCAGTCTGTTTGTATTCGCATTCATTGCTTGGATATTGATTAGAATTCCGATAAAGAATGCAGGCAGAGCAGATGAACCTGCGCCGCCCTCTGCGGTTATGTAAAACTATTAGTTCTGAAGACGGAAGCGAGAATTTCCGTCTTCAAATTTATTTCTCGAAAATTTTATAGCAGTAAGATGAATTTATTCTGGAAAAAAAATAAAGAATATGTGAATTTCTTAGATTTAACTCCCATCAAAGAGTACGAACATGAATTTCTTGATGGTGGATTTATAAATATTCTAATACCTAAATTCAAAAGTAGATTCATGGTTGAAAACATCATGCCGCGATTAAAATCGCCATACATTAAAGCAAAACTGGATGAATTTGGTTCAGCAGTGTGGTTATTAATTGATGGCTATAGAAATGTTGACGAAATCAGTCAAAAACTGATTGAAAAGTTTGGCGATAGAATTCAGCCAGTTCATGAAAGAACCACTAGATTTCTATCGCTGCTTCACTCACATAAAATGATAAAATTTAAATAAAGGAGAAGTTAGATGAGAAATGTACTTGGCTCACTAAAACCGGAATTGGTATGGAAACATTTTGAAGAATTATGTAATTGCCCCCGCCCTTCAAAAAAAGAAGAGAAAGCCGTTGAGTATGTAGTTAATTTCGCTAAATCAAAAAATTTGGAAGTGATTAAAGATAAATTTGGAAATGTGATCATTAAAAAAACAGCAACAGTTGGAAAAGAAAATTTGAAACCAGTGATTTTGCAAGGGCATCTCGATATGGTCTGTGAAAAAAATAGAGACATCGAGCATGACTTTGACAATGAAGGAATAAAACCTTATGTAGATGGCGATTGGGTAAAAGCAAAAGGGACTACACTCGGTGCAGATAATGGAATCGGTGTAGCCGCAGCATTGGCAGTATTGGAAGATTCTTCACTTAAACATGGTCCAATTGAATGTTTGTTCACTCTCGATGAGGAAACTGGACTGACAGGTGCTTCTAATCTTGAACCTGGAATTTTGAAGGGCGAAATTCTGATCAACATGGATTCAGAAGAACTCGGTGCTTTCTTCATCGGATGTTCCGGCGGTAAAAATACTCAACCGAAATTCACTTTCAAAAAAGAAAGCGTACCCGCTGATTCTTCAAGCTTCGAAGTTAAAGTTGCTGGATTGCAAGGCGGGCATTCCGGTCTGGAAATTCACACTGGCAGGGGGAATGCAATAAAAATTATTACTCGTTTGCTTAGACAAGCGTCGAAGAAATTCAATTTAAGACTTAGCAAAATCGAAGGTGGAAATAAGCACAATGCAATTCCGCGTGAAGCTTTTGCAATTGTTACAATCGAAAATAAAAATAAAGATCAATTTCTAAAATACGTTGATGAATTTAATTCAATTGTTAAATCAGAAAATGCGACAGTTGAGCCAAATTTAAGTGTCTCGGCTGATTCCGTAACGAATCCTGA
Protein-coding sequences here:
- a CDS encoding PqqD family protein, giving the protein MNLFWKKNKEYVNFLDLTPIKEYEHEFLDGGFINILIPKFKSRFMVENIMPRLKSPYIKAKLDEFGSAVWLLIDGYRNVDEISQKLIEKFGDRIQPVHERTTRFLSLLHSHKMIKFK
- a CDS encoding aminoacyl-histidine dipeptidase; translation: MRNVLGSLKPELVWKHFEELCNCPRPSKKEEKAVEYVVNFAKSKNLEVIKDKFGNVIIKKTATVGKENLKPVILQGHLDMVCEKNRDIEHDFDNEGIKPYVDGDWVKAKGTTLGADNGIGVAAALAVLEDSSLKHGPIECLFTLDEETGLTGASNLEPGILKGEILINMDSEELGAFFIGCSGGKNTQPKFTFKKESVPADSSSFEVKVAGLQGGHSGLEIHTGRGNAIKIITRLLRQASKKFNLRLSKIEGGNKHNAIPREAFAIVTIENKNKDQFLKYVDEFNSIVKSENATVEPNLSVSADSVTNPEYVMDTKTQTNLLNSLHAVPHGVIKMSPDIPGLVETSTNLAVVQTENNEVKIVTSQRSSVQTEIEDIADVVSAVFDLAGAEVKMGDGYPGWKPNVDSEILKVFKSSYKDLYGTDAEIKAIHAGLECGILGEKYPGLDMISFGPTMNDVHSPDEKLKISTVEPFYNLLSKVLQNIPSK
- a CDS encoding oligopeptide transporter, OPT family — its product is MSEQKKFVPFVSPETSMAEFTVRALIIGLIMCVVLGAANAYLGLKAGMTIAATYPAAVIGMALLKIMKGSILEENFARTVGSIGESVAAGAIFTLPAFFIAGIWPEFATTGHYLESSAIMIAGGVLGIMFVALLRRVMVEDIELPFPESVAAGEIHKAGRAGGTGAKFLFGAMGIGALIQTLGQLKFFATSWEKFVSFSKATISLKATGTVNAQSGMLLSSPGVSPAYIGVGYIIGPKLASLNFSGGLLAWGLFVPIITYFLGPSLFPESSGATEESWIGMANNVWRFIVRPIAIGGMLTGAGFTLFRMRKSLITGIKRSIGDVKKAATGEHVAIRTEQDISFKWVTIGILGASVATFFIYNYFAQDVVAALVATLVMVIAGFFFAAVSGYLVGIIGSSNNPISGLTLSTLLVAALLMVALGMTGSTGVAAVLGVAAVVCVAAAVAGEMLQDLKVGHILGGTPWKMQVGDIIGVVLAAVVMFLPLVILHEGDIKSGGTGFGGKALPAPQASLMALLSQGIVGGEMAWPLIIVGMIMGFGFVLMQVKSPMLVSVGMYLPLETTFAIFIGGLIKGTVEKFNEKRKHNEAQKARVENTGVLLAAGLIAGEALIGLVFAGFAFFEVGLFSIFDTPSFIVSLFVFAFIAWILIRIPIKNAGRADEPAPPSAVM